The Apis cerana isolate GH-2021 linkage group LG16, AcerK_1.0, whole genome shotgun sequence genome segment TCTAATTCGtaacgttaataataaatgtatttcttgGACTTTTTTGCATAAAGCCATAGTTGCAAATCGACATCTTGTATTAATAAGTTTCCGTGTTTCTCTTCTGCGCGGAACAAACGGTCTTTCTAACTGCGCATGCGCATTTATGCTTTTCTCAGTTTTTCTCCCGTTTCTTCGAACGATCCTAACCTCATCGTTCAATCTTGGCTCGTGAAATTCACTCGCTCGtacatgtatattaatatggaCGCGTTTTTCGTCAAATTTCTATCCGCCGACCGACTGTTAGAAAATTATCGTCGACCGACCAATCACTGCCTTCGCTCCAccgtcattttatttttcgcccTCGCTTTTTAGTTAAAAGACCGAACGTTTAATTCTGCGTTTTTGCACCTTTGGAGAAAATCAATGGATCGTTTATTTTcactcgtttaaaaaatttcgttcgatattCCAAACTCTCGTTTATACTTGGAATATATCACATATACTATAAGACAGTTCTCATCCTTTTTGACAAATCGATAATTCTTCCTTCTATCGTACGCCATGAAGAGAATCGTTATACAAGGACAGCAAAATACAGGAGTCGTTGAAAAATTGGCAAGGAGTCTTTCgttgttgaattaaaataatttccacctTTCTAAAAATTCACTATCCATACACTCTCTACTCgcgagtaaataaaaaatccttTATCGGATCTgtatcagaattttttttaaccgtGTGCCGTACGTTTGTGCGCGCCAATTTCCCCAGAAAGtcggaagaaagaggaagggagaaggggagaagggaaagagaaaagtgaaaaaaaaagaattcaaatatGGCGGAAGGAAGAGGAACAGAACCGGCTACACCGCGAGCTCCTCGACAACGTATGAGATACGAGACGAGGTAAAGGTCGATCGGCGTTTAACCGGATCGACGGCCCACTTACCCACTAAACTCTAAGCAAGCGAGTTTTAAACATGTTCCCGATGGGCATCATCCTCGTCATTCCGTCATCATCGGCCGCCGGTTATCGTTATTGGCCTGCGTCGAATTCCTTTCTCCCGTTCGAGAGGAAtcccgcctctctctctctctctctttttctctttctatcttcCTCCGATCCGTTCCTTTTCCAGAGAAACGTGCTTATGGATGTGCTTTAACACCGGGGCACACAAGCGGTCCACGAGACTTTCTCTGTGACGAGTCCCGTTCATCCTGGGTTAGGTTAGAAACGAGACGacgaaattgatttattcgGAATTTTTGAGCGCGGTTTGGGGAAGGGGAAGGGGCACATTTGCGACGATAACGCATTTGTGCGTTGTGTGTGAAAatgttgataattataattttataattataagaggggcatatatttataaaaagaagaatatgcgtgtttttgaaagtaatttattcGGAACGGAAATGATTTCACTGAATGACCTTGATATATGTTCTTCCACGATcattattccaaataatacttttctttACATCTTCTATCTTCTAATTCTTAGCCTTAGGGATtatttagagagagagagagagagagagagagagagagagagagagagagagagagagagagagagagagagagagagaaacttttattaaaaacttgaaTTAGTAACATATTATCTCTGTTGCAATACAACAGAGATGGTATTATTGGTAGTATCTGGATTTAACGATGCTTTGTCGTGTAATTTATGAACGACAGTTATTGACAATAAAGTCAAGTTGCAAAGGAATCggtaagaaatttaattataatatgaaattatacacGAAATTAGTAccgtttttttctctctcttattaaaaaacaaagaataattgtaaatttttatacgcgATAATCAATCAACCAACcgaatctaatctaatttatataaacaatataacttAAACAACCATGTTTCGACTCAAGTTTCAACATGTCAAATAAAGAGACTATTATGAATCGTGTAATATGCAACAAAcgaaacctaacctaaaaattaatctctttctctttcatcgAATAGAGTCTCTTAAATAGAAAAGCtcgtcgattaattaattacgtaaCACGGATACAAAAGACAATCGAACATTCTGGATCGATTCTTCGTGGCATATCTTTCATCAAACGAAATCGGTCGCCGAATGCATGAAACCGCATCTCGTTATATGTGGCGCGCGCTGGTCGAATAACTGGATCAAAAAGCCATTCACAATTGGGCCGACACGATTCTCAAACATGTTTCTCGATTTTCGTACAATAACAAAATTCGCATGATATAATTTCGAGCgacgaaaaaattgaaattgatcatAATTGGCCTCGTTAACCTGTTTTCTcgatcgtataaaatatttatcaatgaaaattttgggagaaataattgaaatgtttTCAGGATCAGTTCAAGCACGCTATTGCgaatatttaaacgaataataatacgctttatcaaaattttgggaaacattttaaaaaatcagctGACACTGTCACGTACAATAACGTTTGTTTTGAAagagaatattcgaatatataatatattatagctactgcatataactatataacatTATCAGATAATTAGCTGATTAAATTCAAAAGGAGACaatcataaaacaattaaatcaagtatttatttacaacaaagtattaaaaaataattaaaactacgACTATTAACCtaatctgaaataaaaaaaaatgaaattctataataatgttCGAGCTGGTTTCGAacgcataaatattttttcttttttttttttcttgtttcagTTTTACCATCTACGTATCTACTTTCAAGCTTTCATATTTCGCTTTCATATTAAGTAGAACTCAAATTAACTACGTCCCACAAAATTATTTCgctaaattatctttttcaatgttaatatattgtaaccgcaatgcaaaataaagaaatattttatagttgtagaaataataataataaaaacgaatatcTTTTACATCTCAAGTAACTCGAGCAATCGTGAATGAATCTCGAACAGCGAAAGTTGAATGACGTCCAGACAGCTTggatattcaattaatcctaattatctaatttctcattcattggaaaatattattattcataagtaACATCATTACTACATCGTTCTATCTTTCTCATTACAATTATGTAATACAATTAGTTTCAAacgtgtaatattatataaaattgttcataATTTGTTAACTCTAAAactatcattatattaatatcaatgtgtgtttttaaattatactatcGATTGAGCTAAgtgaattaatttgattaattttatataccatCGAACAAAGTATATCGATTGAAgagacaaaaatatatttatttatttattttctatgaaaataaattcgaatttgtTGTGATTAAGGAAAATGAAGGCCAACTTTTTTGCAGATGCTTATCTTGTGAAATCACAACTAGCCTTGTGAAATgcgacaaaattataataagatgaagataaataattttttatctgagataataattaactgtaaattaaatccaataattatatatatatgacatatATAAATCTCTTTAATTAACATCTTAAAGAATCTGCAAATGCAAAAATACTGGCAATAGACACCgaaggagaaaattgaaatagaagTGAAACACGaggataatgataataatgatgatgatgataaagaTGAGAGTCAGAAGAGACTCATTGTCAGTCATCAAACTCTGTTGCAATATACTATCATTCGTAACCACGTTGCATTATCTGACAGCTGATTAATCACTCAGTGTcaagagaataaataaaaataaacgcaaTTCTAAGGAGGAAGAATGGCTACTTTCTTAATCAGACATTGCTATTATAGACAATACAAGGATAACGATCTTTTGACCTGTCGCGTTTTACTTTCAATGCTCACAGTGTGTTTTCACAACTGTGTTTCTTGAAATatgagttttctttttttcaataattttatacttataaatctatcttcgaattaaatttaatttgaatttattgttttaaaaatcatatttataaaaatccttTGTGAAAAGATTCCacgcaaatataaaaatcgatataccGATTattaagttaggttagattaaatattcataattaaacgaAGTGAGAGTCACCCAGAGCATACCATAAATTGCAGTTTAAAGCCATTTTCgcaatacattaaatttataaaattactcttaagtttattacaaaatttttcacattctGATTAGGAGGAGAAAAATACCAAGAGAgatgaaaatcataataattataaaatttaagaatatagaaatagaaatagaaaaaggcCACCATCCttagaaataacaattttaaaaaccaaCTTCGATAGTACAACATACTGATCGAAATCTTCGATACTTTATCATATGATGCATTTAACCTGCCCGAtcttattttcagaaatggcGTCGGCGGCAGCGGAATTGGTGGTGGAGAGGGAATTGGAATCGAGAATCGAGATGGCGGATACGAATCGAACGTTCGTAGGTGCCCAAGGGCTGGTCAAGATGGCGTTAGATCAGTACACGGAAATCCTCACTACGGTTTCCGATCCGCGGGTCAGTGACTGGCCTTTGATGGACTCGCCGATACCAACGTTTCTCATCGTCCTTCTCTATTTGTATGGAGTGACGATATTGGGTCCACGTGTGATGGCGAATAGGAAACCGTTCAAGCTGAGGGGGACCTTGGTCGCGTATAATGCGTTCCAAGTGATCTTCTCGTTGGGAATGCTCTACGAGGTAAGAAATGTCGAGATCGAGTGATAGAGAGGCAGATATTTTGGAGAAATATTGATCAATTGATCGTTGaattgttcaaataattttgcttAAGTGATTTGtcgaaaattgaaagagaTTGTTGATATGATGGAAactgatttttgaatattcttttttctttttataagatatttgtaaaataaaatgtataataaatgtataataaatattttcatactagaatgaattgtttaaaatcacaagaattattctttttcaagtaaatggagaatttaaatttcaaatctatttTGCAAGTACACGTGATCTCAAGTCAAAACTTGAATAGGAACGTAAAGCAGATTTCATCATCTAAAGTGAAAAGAGGTTTACAGgcctcaaaatatttttcctaattCGGTTACCTCTTTGAATTCcttatttagaaattgttagaatttcattagaatccttacattataacaattataaatgataagcAAAAACCAAATACTTCTTTATAAAcacaaattaaatacattacacTACTTTATGAAATCTAGAGCAGatcaatttaaatctattgatttctaaatctaaaattccTTAAATATTGTCTAGTCTGTTCATCTAACtcttaataattgaaactaaataagaagaaattacaATCAGATCAaagatatatctattatattaatttagatataaataaattcatgtagtaattttatattgaacatTGTGTACAAGTCTATTGAATGTGTTGAATACATTATATTGTgaacaaaaaattgttatacttTCTCTATTAATTGTAGCACAATTTGATCttgaaaaaagtaattcgTTATCCAAAActgttattttatctattttatcgtAACCATTATCCAatgatatatttcatgaaaatatataaaataaacttaaaaataaaaattaaattaaatttgctagGTTCAAGAACGTTTCGGAATTCAATAGGCTTTCTCTAAAATGCTAAGCTGATCACGTCAAAGCTATTCAAAAGACGTATGAGAATGTGCATTGGATGCTTCTTCGCCTCTCTCCGAAGAAGATCACGAATACAAGTGGGTCGGATGAAAATACCAGTCGGATTTTGTTAAGTCACGAGTCAGTTCGAAGTGTAACAGTGAAAGCGCTTAGCCATTAGCACTTGCATAGCCGTGTAGCCGGTGATTCGAACGGTCTTTTTCGTCGATAAACGATCACAATAGCTGCTGCCGTTTAACATTAATGTTCTAGTTGCTGAGAAAAATATCCAGACAcgagtaaaatatttcttcaatttttacgaTGTACTAAACGTGGAAGTGTATTTTGAGTTTATTCTGTAAGATTAATTGAgcgtgtttaaaattttatttcatcgaaacTGAAAcaaagaattgataaattgttgAGAAAAGTaatgatgatgaaaaataattttaaaattaaatcgtttaaaattacattaatatcaaaatatttttggaaaatactTAACTGTATTTGGATTTATTGGACCACGATGAAAAGCTATATATTTTGACATccaatgaaattattcatcatttcatttgaatgacttgataaaattatagaacaattttattttcaaaaggtCTCtgagttttgaaaatattttttataatacattaaaattaaaattccatataTTTAGACAAAAacacgaatataaaatttatatttacaagcttatatttcaagaaacaaAGAACACTGAAATTTTAAAGTCTAAATTGTTTCTATTCCATTCtctgttagaaaaaaaaaacatgtcaAATCTGTATCAAATCTTTTCATCGATTATGTTCCAACTCATTATACGagttatattatagtaatgattcaaaaatcaaaataaatctgTCCTCCTTTCTACTTTGCACGTACATGCCTGCACaaactttcataaaaatccataaatccaaaattaataatcagttGAGCTCACTCAACGTGTACAGAGAGTTTCTTAATCGAGCGTAAGTTGGAATGTCGCGTTTCGCAAGCGCCCTCTATCGAATCTCACCAGAGCAAAGTCCACGGATCAGATATACCTCGTGATCAAGATGACTCGAGAAACCACGCGTCCTTTGAAACACGTCGGTCGTTCACACTGGATTAGTTCGTTTTTACATCTCAGTTTCGATTAAAATCCTTAACCGTTATGTTTTCATCACAATTTTGGATCTCTGGCCTCGTGAGAGAAGTGGTTTCGTATGTTGGtcgaagcaaaaaaaaatcgaaggaCAGACGAAATttattgttcatatttttttttatcgcgatgAAGAAAAAGACGATGCTAGGTTATGAAACGAGGttgtgaaaatgtaaattcgcGTATTTAAATCAAGAAGATCTTTTTGTCTATTTGACGaaacgaagaataaaaaaacttttattacgaatttttatcacttatacgattttatttaatttcaaaaatacaaaaataatgtaacgtcacgataaaaattattactacgATTTTTAACAGATAGTTTCTCTCATCTGGCAATTTGGAATCAAGTTGAATacgattaagaaatataaatcgaattttataaaaaaaacatgttcaatccttttttttttaccattatttcgaaaaaatgattctaaatcatttaaatgattctttaataagaaatatacttataattgaaCAGTCTAACAATAACATTCGTCGCAAAACATTCTCAAGTTTGTACCTTTTAACGAGTAGGTGATCGGAGTAGAGACCGAAACGATTTTCACTCTATCGCAACGCATGCATTAGTAAACTAAATTCTTGATCGAAAGTACTTGCTATTAATCAAGAGTTTGAGTTACGATTAAAAACATTGCGCCAAATGTTCCCTTCTCCgacacaattttaattaactcgtCTATCAAATCGAAGACAGGACAGGCTATTGTACAATAACCTGCTACGTATTGCGTTGAATtcgtataaataagaaatttctctCGTAAAGTACAAATGAAATAGAGCATTTCTGATATGGTGATACAAAAGAGATGATTCTCGaagtaaaaatgaattgaaagcATAATTTCGTGTAGATATACTAACCTAACCTCTTTCTGTTCAATCGAACAATGTTTTCCATCTTCTgtcaataatgataataattattttaaagaatcaaatatttaaacaaacgaaaaattttaatgcattattattaaatgtttctcTAATTTCTAAAATGTTTGTCGtaaacaatatcaaaatctTGAACAGTGTGATAGTTTGTCTAGTCCATTGTCTAATTCTTTCTCAAAAAACgcacgaaaattaaaataaaagaaactataaaatttctatttcatttaatttgtttcaaaaattttgaaagaggaTAACAGCCGTGACGATCGATCTTCTACACTAATGGAGGACAGGGGTGAGAAAGGTATATCCGTGGAACGCAGTGTTGCAAAAGGGGAAAAGTTTACGTGATTCAAAAACGAGTTGCTCAACAGGTTTACACTCGAGCTGgcgatttattaaagaaagacATCATATTTccgaaatttttccacgaaactTGTGCGCATTATTCATGTATTCAATAAAAACAACAAAGTAAACGATTTAGTTAGCcaagaatggaaaaattttctaaaaattaaattatcattgaaataatcgttcttcttttcaaaataatatctttcatcttttagtaataatttatttcggttgttatgatgtaataattattatttgtatattgatatttattatattatttataataaaatgttattttaattaaataaaatattgtaattccaaacaatattttcttttgcaaaaattttcgttatagTTTTGTTAACAAAAAACACTGGCCAATCACGAATCGCGTAATCTACTTGGTTACGTATTGTCACCAATGAATCAACTTCGTCTAAAATGACGAAGAAAGTgtatcgaatattatatttatttatttaatcgttgttcgtaatataattcgatataattttttatcaaaaattattgaaaaaatatttgttataatcaaCACACACTCTTCGAGATACATTGTTTGGATTTGTTCGGTTGGCAACATAGCTAACGCTATTGCCGCGACTCGACTAGATTACGTGCTTCGTGATTGGCCAGTGTCTTTTATTAATAGCTcgtcatcgaaatcgaaaataaaaatttttgcaaaagaaaatattccttGAAATTATCTCAATTTTTAGGATATCctgtatagaataataatatattcgttaagtaatgaattttagaaaaaaatttgatgtgaaaaaatatcaaattaaggattatttattaagtttaggaaaagaaatagaataaataacttataataaataaattagcctgaataatttatatatgtacataatagCACATCAATGATTAGTTCAAGTATCATAGTGATTTGACTTTTACGATTATCcatcaaatgaaataattcttcgTAAAGAATCGATTTCTTAAACAATATTAGAGAAGCTTCAAAGATGtcattaatatatgtacatcAATAAACGTAGAACTATACATATAAGTAAGTAATCAATATCTCGATCCAAATCAACACAAAATTGGAACGTATCTTCTTGAATGaacattataaaaactattgaAGATCGCCTTAGAAAGTTGCATACAAACTAGATTACCTTCCCGATGCcgagttgaaaaaaagaaaagaacgagaAATAATTGGATATCAAGAAAGTCGACCGATTACAATGTTTTATACGAtaacgattttcaatttttttcgtattttttatatatatataaattcgatatttctataaaaatatctacttatttatatttatttatattaatttctaatctaCAAAAAAGAACATatcgaaacgaagaatttatttttattcttcctaatttttttcatatggtCATATATTCGACAAAAATCTGGAACACTTtaacaaaatgataaatgatcgtaaaagatttattcaaatactttcattcaaattaactATTTCCGTGATGATTTGAATAGAAACTCGTcgcagaaagaaaaaaaattccaattcgatttcgaaaggAAATAAGAAGCTTCGTAACTTCGTGTATCCGTGTATATCATGTATCctgtttatatatacgtatatggatagccatttcgaaatatttcgttaaaaaaaattacgttgCCAAGTGGTTACACTATACGCACGTTATGatcgttaaaataaaactggAAGGAAAGTTATCTATTATTCTCTGTGGAAAcggtgatttttaaataattaaatcgtaatTGGGAAATCGAAGCGTTGAGTCAATAATGTGCgtcaagttgaaaaaaaaaaaacttttttcaccaacgagaaattacaaaattgagAATAAACTTTTCATTACGTTACTATATGAAAATGTATCGTGCAAACGATAGTAATCGATGGtgcaatttcatttcattaattataaatcgatgTTAAATTACTgtagatttttgaaatagataaaCATTCTTACTTCTTCgattatgatattatgtttaaaaaaatagaacgaaCAATGTTTCAAACaatgtgtaataatattttattaagaaatttcttaaaacatgaagaaataatgttttaagtaataatatatttcgaataagcattttctaatttttgtattttaaaaagatccaAAATGCAAACAAActgcaaattaattattactgagcaatttaagtttgtattagttataattatttttaatttattatttggatattaaaaaataatttgaattatttgtatattacatACACTAATAATGACTTCAATATATTTGTTCcaactatttgaaatattattcattgaacgaaatattataatttcaaaatagaattcccaattatttttatttatttagattatccatcccaaaaatttattttaaaaatttcaactctGCTAAACACTAAGCCAATATTCTCTCCTCTACTATATTTCACttcaacataaatattaatgaggTTAGGTTATTAAACTCGTTCATATTgcttacataattatataattatcattaaaccTAGAAAACAATACCTTAACCTTGAACTTCTGCGTTTTACAGCACTTGATGTCCGGTTGGTTGTTAGACTACAGTTACAAGTGTCAACCGGTCGATTACTCCCATAATCCGTCCGCGCTACGAATGGCTAATTTATGTTGGTGGTACTTCATCAGCAAATTCACAGAATTCGCTGACACGGTAcgtaaaagaattgaatttgttaatatcaAACATGGAATTAGATTGAATCGATCAAAAAATAggaatgaattattttgaaatcctTTCGAATTCTTCAATGTTaatgttaatgttaatttgCAAGCCAAAAAAATTTACCATTGGACTATGtactatgtaaaattattgctGTTGTTAATCGactaattatgaatttaaaaaaattcgagaaatcaatttcgaaatttttgaaaaattcaaaaagtttcaaattttcaaatcttaatttcttgcaagcaaaaaaaaaaaattgttgctaATCACTGAACCTGAATTCGAAAATATCCGTAagtcaataatattttgaagcttttcaaaaaatgtaaaaaaattcgaattctgACTATCTCtatctaataatctaattttcacaaatcaaaaaaaagaaagagagaattttgacttaatttcaagtttctaaaaatctaaaaatccaataaaatcTCAATCCATCTCTggattaaaacattttctgtGCCAGACGATTGTACAGAGTTATTTCCCGAATTTCTTTCGTCATAGAAATTGATCACCGAGGCAGAAACGATATCTGCCTCGCTACAGCCTATTATTATGATACAGAACACTGTTTTTACCGATTTTTTACGAATCGAAAATAAGTGTGTCGCGAGAGAGAAACTATTCTGTCCATGATAAAATCGTCGCATTTAAGCTTGTTGATTTTTCTTGCGAAACAAAGATCTTagattgaataaaatagagaTTGTAATCAAATTAGTCAAAtgcttttcatcttttttttttgcaaaaaaatggaaatttattatttttaaaattttttaaatttcatgctaatttcataataattttcattattcatataatagttaatgtgtagttttattattttcattattatttattattcgttacatttaatgaattgttatttcaattaataattatttaaattaataataagcaaTGAGAATAATAagtcttttcatttttttaatgatgaaaattattttattaataatagaaaaattgtccattgatattaatttcattttttttaatctatttcacAAACTTTCAGATATTTTTCGTTCTGCGCAAGAAGGAGAGTCAGGTGACATTTTTGCATTTGTATCATCACTCATTGACTCCTCTAGAGACATGGATCTGCGTGAAATTCATTCCTGGGGGACATGGTACTTTGggaaatcttataaataacgCGGTGCATGTAATAATGTACCTCTACTACATGGTATCTGCTATGGGACcagaatatcaaaaatacttATGGTGGAAGAAACATCTCACTACCGTACAATTGGtaggtatattattttaaacaaagaaacgtgataattttttcataattctatCTTGTTAATaagtttatgaatatttttaaatatccatatctatatcaacaataaaaataattcaataatttttaataagttatcattatattaattttaaaaataatccgtCATTTGTTACTTTTGAGAAAGTGATAGTAGTATTGGGTACGTGCCGTCAAAGAATCGTCAAATTTGAGCAAATAGTCGAAATAACGTATCATGTTCTCTTGAGTTCTAGAATCGATCTTTTAAAAGTGTTCCAAAATATATTgacacattttattatttttacagtttaaacaataaatttgagcaataaattttaaagaaaatcaatagTTAAATGTCTAAATGTAAAATGcagagaatataaaatatattttgaagttGATGAACAACAATTGATTTAACAACAATTGATctaagcaaataaaaaaattctcttgataaataaatataaaatcatgttttgaaacaatatgtatttaagagaaaatagatttcagtatttttattcgatcaaaataaaaatattaatgaattcttattttatgggGAAGAAATGTTATTCTCAATTATTGTCTTCaagttaagaaataaaatacttttgttttttcacaaaaactaaaatagaagaactaagaattattttgttaaaataatatctatatggTAACATCATAGATATTACATTGATACGAGTAAATACAGGCaacagagaagaaaaaaaaaagagaaaggatttTATTACGTCAAAATGAATGGTATTTAGTCTCACGTTCACCAATAAATTGCAAgttgcaaaattttcttcatcattTTGAAGAGATGTGCATCTACAGATGCAATCATTTACACTTCGATCTGCAATACAAAAAGCAATGCATCTCACAATAGCttagaaatatcaatatatttcaaatatccaaaaaaaaaaagtatatacgtatatactttATCTTTTGAATCGATATCATTCCATTTTGATTAAGTTCATTTAGCTTTAGCAAgagatacataaatataaagtcaAAAATACATTGCAAGAGATATCAatacaatgatattttttacgatACGTTCCTAACCTCTAGAAAATAGTCGCAAGCCACAAGAAAGACATCAAATGTTTCTTAACCATGAGCAAGATATTCTAAAGcaactaatataatttatgcgaTACCTCAGATGAGATCTTGCGAAAGTTGATCTTATTCTTAAGACAGAAATATATttgggagaaaaatttttgagaattgctttggaaaatattttttacaaatgcattatccaaaaataattttcattgttaatataataataatttccatttgtgaaaagatatttttcagttatctttcaaaaatttctta includes the following:
- the LOC108000343 gene encoding elongation of very long chain fatty acids protein AAEL008004-like; this encodes MASAAAELVVERELESRIEMADTNRTFVGAQGLVKMALDQYTEILTTVSDPRVSDWPLMDSPIPTFLIVLLYLYGVTILGPRVMANRKPFKLRGTLVAYNAFQVIFSLGMLYEHLMSGWLLDYSYKCQPVDYSHNPSALRMANLCWWYFISKFTEFADTIFFVLRKKESQVTFLHLYHHSLTPLETWICVKFIPGGHGTLGNLINNAVHVIMYLYYMVSAMGPEYQKYLWWKKHLTTVQLVQFFLVFVHSAQALVFDCGYPKLVAALLLLHSTIFFVLFSDFYRRAYNNDRTMKELKND